One window of Pseudomonas urmiensis genomic DNA carries:
- a CDS encoding amidohydrolase family protein, whose amino-acid sequence MAEHSSDDTRVSILRVVHQRPAITIPPGACDCHVHVFGPTERFPYSSSRPYTPAPALVEDLMAHQRILGLERVVVVQPSVYGSDNRCTLDAIARLGEGARGVAVIDPQTSLGDLETLARSGIRGLRLNLAAAAADAPAALRVLKHANEVAAQFGWHIQVFAPIEVIQALRRELRQLDVPLVLDHFAGVHASAGVKSEGFKVLVGLLDSGHCHVKVSAPYLVSEQPSLDEVAPLLRGLVAVAPQRLLWGSNWPHPLGGVGDITRGPVSMFREIDDGAALQRLARWLEDDTLFARILVDNPAALYGFNNPT is encoded by the coding sequence ATGGCCGAGCACTCTTCAGACGATACCCGCGTCAGCATTCTCCGGGTCGTGCACCAGCGTCCCGCGATCACCATTCCGCCCGGCGCCTGCGACTGCCATGTCCATGTGTTCGGCCCCACCGAGCGTTTTCCCTATTCGTCGTCGCGGCCCTATACCCCGGCGCCAGCGCTGGTCGAGGACCTGATGGCGCACCAGCGCATCCTCGGCCTGGAACGGGTGGTGGTGGTGCAGCCGAGCGTGTATGGCAGCGACAACCGCTGCACCCTGGACGCCATCGCTCGTCTCGGCGAGGGCGCCCGGGGCGTGGCGGTGATCGACCCGCAGACCTCCCTCGGCGACCTGGAAACCCTGGCCCGTTCCGGTATCCGCGGTCTCCGCCTGAACCTGGCGGCGGCGGCGGCGGATGCCCCTGCCGCGTTGCGGGTGCTCAAGCATGCCAACGAGGTGGCGGCGCAGTTCGGCTGGCACATCCAGGTGTTCGCGCCCATCGAGGTGATCCAGGCCCTGCGTCGTGAACTGCGGCAACTGGACGTGCCCCTGGTGCTCGACCACTTCGCCGGGGTGCATGCCAGTGCCGGGGTCAAGAGCGAGGGCTTCAAGGTGCTGGTCGGCCTGCTCGATAGCGGCCACTGCCATGTGAAGGTCTCGGCGCCTTACCTGGTTTCGGAGCAGCCGTCCCTGGACGAAGTCGCGCCGTTGCTGCGTGGCCTGGTGGCCGTGGCACCGCAGCGTCTGCTGTGGGGTTCGAACTGGCCGCATCCGCTGGGTGGCGTCGGTGATATCACCCGCGGGCCGGTCTCGATGTTCCGTGAGATCGACGACGGCGCAGCCCTGCAGCGCCTGGCCCGCT
- a CDS encoding Gfo/Idh/MocA family protein: MNICMIGHGMMGTWHSQSLRDADCVLHSLVGREPAATEAFAREYGYRHWYVDYREALRSPEIDIVIVAGPSQSHAEMALAALEQGKHVLVEIPLALNLEDCERIVDTAARRGLTVGVVHPMRFRREHRQLLERLQSGAETLLQVHSRLFLHRRENIGSTGLKRCWTDNLLWHHGAHLVDVALWLAGKGDPAAAQVAALNASLPAADPVTGIPMELALLMHTEQRQALVCTGSYNSPERIFDIFVVTDRDSYRLDILAGTLRQGTQLLEVDSEQDNNAQVARDFVAALREGREPQVPARSVLPAMRLLQQVEQAQLP; this comes from the coding sequence TTGAATATCTGCATGATCGGCCACGGCATGATGGGCACCTGGCATTCGCAGAGCCTGCGCGATGCCGACTGCGTGCTGCACAGCCTGGTCGGCCGCGAGCCGGCTGCCACCGAAGCCTTTGCCCGTGAATACGGCTACCGCCACTGGTACGTGGACTACCGCGAAGCGCTGCGCTCGCCGGAAATCGACATCGTCATTGTCGCCGGCCCCAGCCAGAGCCACGCGGAAATGGCCCTGGCCGCCCTGGAGCAGGGCAAGCACGTGCTGGTGGAAATCCCCCTGGCGCTGAACCTGGAAGACTGTGAACGCATCGTCGACACTGCCGCGCGGCGGGGGCTGACGGTGGGCGTGGTGCACCCGATGCGCTTTCGCCGCGAACACCGGCAGTTGCTGGAGCGCCTGCAATCCGGTGCGGAAACCCTGCTCCAGGTGCATTCGCGGCTGTTCCTCCACCGCCGGGAAAACATCGGCTCCACCGGCCTCAAGCGCTGCTGGACCGACAACCTGCTTTGGCATCACGGTGCGCACCTGGTGGATGTCGCGCTGTGGCTGGCCGGCAAGGGCGATCCGGCTGCCGCGCAGGTGGCGGCGCTGAACGCTTCGCTGCCGGCCGCCGACCCGGTCACCGGCATTCCCATGGAGCTGGCGCTGCTGATGCACACCGAACAACGCCAGGCCCTGGTCTGCACGGGCTCGTACAACTCGCCGGAACGGATCTTCGACATCTTCGTCGTCACCGATCGCGATTCCTATCGCCTGGACATCCTCGCCGGCACCCTCAGGCAGGGGACGCAACTGCTGGAGGTGGACAGCGAACAGGACAACAACGCCCAGGTCGCCCGGGACTTCGTCGCGGCGTTGCGCGAAGGGCGCGAGCCGCAGGTGCCGGCCCGTTCCGTACTGCCGGCGATGCGCCTGCTGCAGCAGGTAGAACAGGCGCAACTTCCCTAG